A part of Oryctolagus cuniculus chromosome 4, mOryCun1.1, whole genome shotgun sequence genomic DNA contains:
- the COL8A1 gene encoding collagen alpha-1(VIII) chain isoform X1, with amino-acid sequence MAVPPGPPQLLQVLLTISLGSIRLIQAGAYYGIKPLPPQIPPQMPPQIPQYQPLGQQVPHMPLAKDGLTMGKEMPHAQYGKEYPHLPQYMKEVQPVPRMGKEAVPKKGKEIPLASLRGEQGPRGEPGPRGPPGPPGLPGQGIPGIKGKPGPQGYPGVGKPGMPGMPGKPGAMGMPGAKGEIGPKGEIGPMGIPGPQGPPGPHGLPGIGKPGGPGLPGQPGAKGDRGPKGPPGPPGLQGPKGEKGFGMPGLPGLKGPPGMHGPPGPVGLPGVGKPGVTGFPGPQGPLGKPGPPGEPGPQGPIGVPGVQGPPGLPGVGKPGQDGIPGQPGFPGGKGEQGLPGLPGPPGLPGVGKPGFPGPKGDRGMGGVPGALGPRGEKGPVGAPGMGGPPGEPGLPGIPGPMGPPGAIGFPGPKGEGGIVGPQGPPGPKGEPGLQGFPGKPGFLGEVGPPGIRGLPGPIGPKGEAGHKGLPGLPGVPGLLGPKGEPGIPGDQGLQGPPGIPGIAGPSGPIGPPGIPGPKGEPGLPGPPGFPGVGKPGVAGLHGPPGKPGALGPQGQPGLPGPPGPPGPPGPPAVMPPTPAPQGEYLPDMGLGIDGVKTPHAYAAKKGKNGGPAYEMPAFTAELTAPFPPVGAPIKFDRLLYNGRQNYNPQTGIFTCEVPGVYYFAYHVHCKGGNVWVALFKNNEPVMYTYDEYKKGFLDQASGSAVLLLRPGDRVFLQMPSEQAAGLYAGQYVHSSFSGYLLYPM; translated from the exons ATGGCCGTGCCACCTGGCCCTCCGCAGCTGCTGCAAGTGCTGCTCACCATTTCTCTGGGCTCCATCAGGCTCATTCAGGCTGGCGCCTACTATGGGATCAAGCCACTGCCACCTCAGATTCCTCCTCAGATGCCCCCACAAAttccacaataccagcccctgggTCAGCAAGTACCTCACATGCCTTTGGCCAAAGATGGCCTCACCATGGGCAAGGAGATGCCCCATGCACAGTATGGCAAAGAGTACCCACACCTCCCTCAGTACATGAAGGAAGTTCAACCGGTGCCAAGAATGGGCAAGGAAGCAGTCCCCAAGAAAGGCAAAG aaaTACCATTAGCCAGTTTACGAGGGGAACAAGGTCCCCGTGGAGAACCTGGCCCAAGAGGACCACCTGGGCCTCCCGGTTTGCCAGGTCAAGGGATACCTGGAATCAAAGGAAAACCAGGGCCACAGGGATATCCAGGAGTTGGAAAGCCAGGTATGCCCGGAATGCCAGGGAAGCCTGGAGCCATGGGAATGCCTGGGGCCAAAGGCGAAATTGGACCCAAAGGGGAAATCGGGCCCATGGGAATCCCAGGCCCACAAGGACCTCCAGGGCCTCATGGACTTCCTGGCATTGGGAAGCCAGGTGGGCCAGGGTTGCCAGGGCAACCAGGAGCAAAGGGTGATCGAGGACCCAAAGGCCCACCGGGACCTCCAGGCCTTCAAGGACCTAAAGGAGAGAAGGGCTTTGGGATGCCAGGTCTGCCAGGCCTCAAGGGTCCTCCAGGGATGCACGGCCCCCCTGGCCCCGTCGGACTCCCGGGAGTGGGCAAACCAGGAGTGACAGGTTTCCCTGGGCCCCAAGGACCCCTGGGGAAGCCAGGGCCACCAGGAGAGCCTGGCCCACAGGGCCCAATTGGGGTACCAGGGGTTCAAGGACCTCCTGGATTGCCTGGAGTCGGAAAGCCAGGCCAAGACGGGATCCCTGGCCAGCCAGGATTTCCTGGTGGCAAAGGGGAGCAAGGACTGCCAGGGCTTCCAGGACCCCCTGGCCTTCCAGGAGTCGGGAAACCAGGCTTCCCAGGACCCAAAGGTGACCGAGGGATGGGGGGTGTTCCTGGGGCTCTTGGACCGAGGGGGGAGAAAGGACCAGTCGGGGCCCCAGGAATGGGGGGTCCCCCAGGAGAGCCAGGCCTGCCTGGAATTCCAGGTCCTATGGGCCCCCCAGGTGCTATTGGTTTCCCTGGGCCCAAAGGAGAAGGTGGAATTGTGGGGCCACAGGGGCCACCAGGTCCCAAGGGTGAGCCAGGGCTTCAGGGTTTCCCAGGAAAGCCAGGTTTCCTTGGTGAAGTAGGGCCTCCTGGCATAAGGGGTTTGCCAGGTCCCATAGGGCCCAAGGGAGAAGCAGGGCATAAAGGTTTGCCTGGGCTCCCTGGGGTTCCAGGGTTGCTTGGACCAAAAGGAGAGCCAGGCATCCCAGGGGATCAAGGTCTGCAAGGTCCCCCAGGGATCCCAGGGATTGCAGGCCCAAGTGGCCCCATTGGACCACCTGGGATCCCAGGCCCCAAAGGGGAGCCAGGCCTCCCAGGGCCCCCTGGGTTTCCTGGGGTCGGGAAGCCAGGAGTAGCAGGACTTCATGGGCCACCTGGGAAGCCTGGTGCCCTTGGTCCTCAAGGccagcctggcctcccaggcCCCCCAGGCCCTCCAGGGCCTCCAGGGCCCCCAGCTGTGATGCCCccgacaccagcaccccagggaGAGTATCTGCCAGATATGGGGCTGGGGATTGATGGTGTAAAAACTCCTCACGCCTATGCGGCCAAGAAAGGCAAGAACGGCGGGCCAGCCTATGAGATGCCTGCCTTTACCGCCGAGCTGACGGCACCCTTCCCCCCGGTGGGGGCCCCGATAAAGTTCGACAGACTGCTCTACAATGGCAGACAGAACTACAACCCGCAGACGGGCATCTTCACCTGCGAGGTTCCCGGGGTCTACTACTTTGCGTACCACGTTCACTGCAAGGGGGGCAACGTGTGGGTTGCTCTGTTCAAGAACAACGAGCCCGTGATGTACACGTACGACGAGTACAAAAAGGGCTTCCTGGACCAGGCGTCTGGGAGTGCGGTGCTGCTGCTGAGGCCCGGGGACCGCGTCTTCCTCCAGATGCCGTCGGAACAGGCTGCGGGACTGTACGCTGGGCAGTACGTCCATTCCTCCTTTTCAGGATATTTATTGTATCCcatgtag
- the COL8A1 gene encoding collagen alpha-1(VIII) chain precursor (The RefSeq protein has 2 substitutions compared to this genomic sequence), protein MAVPPGPPQLLQVLLTISLGSIRLIQAGAYYGIKPLPPQIPPQMPPQIPQYQPLGQQVPHMPLAKDGLTMGKEMPHAQYGKEYPHLPQYMKEVQPVPRMGKEAVPKKGKEIPLASLRGEQGPRGEPGPRGPPGPPGLPGQGIPGIKGKPGPQGYPGVGKPGMPGMPGKPGAMGMPGAKGEIGPKGEIGPMGIPGPQGPPGPHGLPGIGKPGGPGLPGQPGAKGDRGPKGPPGPPGLQGPKGEKGFGMPGLPGLKGPPGMHGPPGPVGLPGVGKPGVTGFPGPQGPLGKPGPPGEPGPQGPIGVPGVQGPPGLPGVGKPGQDGIPGQPGFPGGKGEQGLPGLPGPPGLPGVGKPGFPGPKGDRGIGGVPGALGPRGEKGPVGAPGMGGPPGEPGLPGIPGPMGPPGAIGFPGPKGEGGIVGPQGPPGPKGEPGLQGFPGKPGFLGEVGPPGIRGLPGPIGPKGEAGHKGLPGLPGVPGLLGPKGEPGIPGDQGLQGPPGIPGITGPSGPIGPPGIPGPKGEPGLPGPPGFPGVGKPGVAGLHGPPGKPGALGPQGQPGLPGPPGPPGPPGPPAVMPPTPAPQGEYLPDMGLGIDGVKTPHAYAAKKGKNGGPAYEMPAFTAELTAPFPPVGAPIKFDRLLYNGRQNYNPQTGIFTCEVPGVYYFAYHVHCKGGNVWVALFKNNEPVMYTYDEYKKGFLDQASGSAVLLLRPGDRVFLQMPSEQAAGLYAGQYVHSSFSGYLLYPM, encoded by the exons ATGGCCGTGCCACCTGGCCCTCCGCAGCTGCTGCAAGTGCTGCTCACCATTTCTCTGGGCTCCATCAGGCTCATTCAGGCTGGCGCCTACTATGGGATCAAGCCACTGCCACCTCAGATTCCTCCTCAGATGCCCCCACAAAttccacaataccagcccctgggTCAGCAAGTACCTCACATGCCTTTGGCCAAAGATGGCCTCACCATGGGCAAGGAGATGCCCCATGCACAGTATGGCAAAGAGTACCCACACCTCCCTCAGTACATGAAGGAAGTTCAACCGGTGCCAAGAATGGGCAAGGAAGCAGTCCCCAAGAAAGGCAAAG aaaTACCATTAGCCAGTTTACGAGGGGAACAAGGTCCCCGTGGAGAACCTGGCCCAAGAGGACCACCTGGGCCTCCCGGTTTGCCAGGTCAAGGGATACCTGGAATCAAAGGAAAACCAGGGCCACAGGGATATCCAGGAGTTGGAAAGCCAGGTATGCCCGGAATGCCAGGGAAGCCTGGAGCCATGGGAATGCCTGGGGCCAAAGGCGAAATTGGACCCAAAGGGGAAATCGGGCCCATGGGAATCCCAGGCCCACAAGGACCTCCAGGGCCTCATGGACTTCCTGGCATTGGGAAGCCAGGTGGGCCAGGGTTGCCAGGGCAACCAGGAGCAAAGGGTGATCGAGGACCCAAAGGCCCACCGGGACCTCCAGGCCTTCAAGGACCTAAAGGAGAGAAGGGCTTTGGGATGCCAGGTCTGCCAGGCCTCAAGGGTCCTCCAGGGATGCACGGCCCCCCTGGCCCCGTCGGACTCCCGGGAGTGGGCAAACCAGGAGTGACAGGTTTCCCTGGGCCCCAAGGACCCCTGGGGAAGCCAGGGCCACCAGGAGAGCCTGGCCCACAGGGCCCAATTGGGGTACCAGGGGTTCAAGGACCTCCTGGATTGCCTGGAGTCGGAAAGCCAGGCCAAGACGGGATCCCTGGCCAGCCAGGATTTCCTGGTGGCAAAGGGGAGCAAGGACTGCCAGGGCTTCCAGGACCCCCTGGCCTTCCAGGAGTCGGGAAACCAGGCTTCCCAGGACCCAAAGGTGACCGAGGGATGGGGGGTGTTCCTGGGGCTCTTGGACCGAGGGGGGAGAAAGGACCAGTCGGGGCCCCAGGAATGGGGGGTCCCCCAGGAGAGCCAGGCCTGCCTGGAATTCCAGGTCCTATGGGCCCCCCAGGTGCTATTGGTTTCCCTGGGCCCAAAGGAGAAGGTGGAATTGTGGGGCCACAGGGGCCACCAGGTCCCAAGGGTGAGCCAGGGCTTCAGGGTTTCCCAGGAAAGCCAGGTTTCCTTGGTGAAGTAGGGCCTCCTGGCATAAGGGGTTTGCCAGGTCCCATAGGGCCCAAGGGAGAAGCAGGGCATAAAGGTTTGCCTGGGCTCCCTGGGGTTCCAGGGTTGCTTGGACCAAAAGGAGAGCCAGGCATCCCAGGGGATCAAGGTCTGCAAGGTCCCCCAGGGATCCCAGGGATTGCAGGCCCAAGTGGCCCCATTGGACCACCTGGGATCCCAGGCCCCAAAGGGGAGCCAGGCCTCCCAGGGCCCCCTGGGTTTCCTGGGGTCGGGAAGCCAGGAGTAGCAGGACTTCATGGGCCACCTGGGAAGCCTGGTGCCCTTGGTCCTCAAGGccagcctggcctcccaggcCCCCCAGGCCCTCCAGGGCCTCCAGGGCCCCCAGCTGTGATGCCCccgacaccagcaccccagggaGAGTATCTGCCAGATATGGGGCTGGGGATTGATGGTGTAAAAACTCCTCACGCCTATGCGGCCAAGAAAGGCAAGAACGGCGGGCCAGCCTATGAGATGCCTGCCTTTACCGCCGAGCTGACGGCACCCTTCCCCCCGGTGGGGGCCCCGATAAAGTTCGACAGACTGCTCTACAATGGCAGACAGAACTACAACCCGCAGACGGGCATCTTCACCTGCGAGGTTCCCGGGGTCTACTACTTTGCGTACCACGTTCACTGCAAGGGGGGCAACGTGTGGGTTGCTCTGTTCAAGAACAACGAGCCCGTGATGTACACGTACGACGAGTACAAAAAGGGCTTCCTGGACCAGGCGTCTGGGAGTGCGGTGCTGCTGCTGAGGCCCGGGGACCGCGTCTTCCTCCAGATGCCGTCGGAACAGGCTGCGGGACTGTACGCTGGGCAGTACGTCCATTCCTCCTTTTCAGGATATTTATTGTATCCcatgtag